From a region of the Pectobacterium aquaticum genome:
- a CDS encoding type II secretion system F family protein, which produces MSDLRLNLITLLVFGSVLMLLLAVNAWRKSRQQRMQREQRWQQILNEVSPSAAAVASDSILRDEIRTPLMGVPVIGRWLAILWAQMTFIGWKKNLLQRSLSLGAVSLILGMILGQRTLLPLTMGLIFTLMLFISIGMLLFRSTLQKHLKALRESLPEAIDAITRSCRAGVPVANTFAIVAEHLTGPLANEFKTIDHWLRLGIPLRQVIQASATRVPMSEYRFFVVILIINQEAGGRLGETLERLSATLRERRELQLKVQSKTSEARASAKIVAALFPGCLAYLYMKSPEDFSFLFSDPVGTTVLIYALCSVSVGMLITHVMVKRIG; this is translated from the coding sequence ATGAGTGATTTACGCCTGAATCTGATCACGTTGCTGGTGTTTGGCAGCGTGCTGATGCTGCTGTTGGCGGTCAACGCCTGGAGAAAATCACGGCAGCAGCGTATGCAGCGTGAACAACGCTGGCAGCAGATTTTGAACGAGGTCAGCCCATCGGCTGCCGCCGTGGCGTCTGATTCCATTCTGCGTGACGAGATCAGAACGCCGCTGATGGGTGTCCCGGTGATTGGGCGCTGGCTGGCGATCCTCTGGGCGCAGATGACGTTCATCGGCTGGAAAAAGAACCTGCTCCAGCGCTCCCTTTCGCTAGGGGCGGTGAGCCTGATTCTCGGCATGATTCTGGGACAACGCACTCTGCTGCCGCTCACGATGGGGCTGATATTTACGCTGATGCTGTTTATCAGCATCGGCATGCTGCTATTCCGTTCGACGCTGCAAAAACACCTGAAAGCGCTGCGCGAGAGCCTGCCGGAAGCCATTGATGCCATTACCCGCAGCTGCCGTGCCGGTGTGCCGGTGGCGAATACCTTCGCGATTGTCGCGGAGCACCTGACCGGGCCGCTGGCGAATGAATTCAAGACGATCGATCACTGGCTGCGGTTGGGGATTCCGCTGCGTCAGGTGATCCAGGCCTCGGCTACGCGGGTGCCGATGTCCGAATATCGCTTTTTCGTGGTGATTCTGATCATCAATCAGGAAGCGGGTGGGCGACTGGGGGAAACGCTGGAACGTCTGTCCGCGACGCTGCGTGAACGTCGGGAACTGCAACTGAAAGTGCAATCCAAAACGTCGGAAGCGCGCGCGTCCGCCAAGATTGTCGCCGCGCTGTTCCCCGGCTGTCTGGCTTATCTATACATGAAGTCACCGGAGGATTTCAGTTTCTTGTTCTCCGATCCGGTGGGAACGACGGTACTGATTTACGCCTTGTGCAGCGTCTCGGTCGGCATGTTGATCACGCACGTTATGGTTAAACGGATAGGCTAA
- a CDS encoding CpaF family protein, translating to MLIRKNNLQKSEAGKSTPQPAPAANVAELKTRPAAENRTQPAANTSSGSAPAARQTDNRNSQRRIIRAQLYDQIDAGKAAMMGRDKLLVQIETVIRRICDEQRLQLSRQEEEAIAAEMLDEMTGIGPIQPLLSDDTVNDILVNGAGQVFVERFGKLELSPITFIDEEHVFNTAQRIAAAVGRRIDEASPMVDARLPDGSRVNVITYPLAIDGTTISIRKFMRRNLSLEMLAERRCMSYAMADVLNKAMQARVNVIVSGGTGAGKTTLLNALSQKIGSTDRIITIEDAAELQLQQEHVVRLETRPVSAEGTGRVDQRDLMRNALRMRPDRIILGEVRGGESFDMLQAMNTGHDGSLCTVHANTSRDAIQRLENMVMMANMQLPLMAIRRQIASAVHLIVQIERMRDGMRRVVSITEVCGMENEVIQLQDLFSFNIQGMDGQGLLTGEYVQHIQRPQFYSDKAHLFDAQ from the coding sequence ATGTTGATTCGCAAGAATAACCTGCAAAAAAGTGAAGCAGGAAAAAGTACGCCTCAGCCTGCGCCTGCTGCCAACGTGGCAGAACTGAAAACGCGTCCGGCTGCGGAGAACCGCACACAGCCTGCGGCGAACACGTCTTCTGGATCTGCACCGGCTGCCCGCCAGACGGACAACCGAAACAGCCAGCGTCGGATTATCCGCGCACAGCTCTACGATCAGATCGACGCAGGTAAAGCGGCGATGATGGGGCGTGACAAGCTGTTAGTGCAGATCGAAACGGTGATCCGCCGGATCTGTGATGAGCAGCGCTTGCAGCTTTCCCGGCAGGAAGAAGAAGCTATCGCCGCCGAAATGCTGGATGAGATGACCGGGATCGGGCCGATCCAGCCGCTGCTGTCGGATGACACGGTCAACGATATTTTGGTCAACGGTGCTGGTCAGGTGTTTGTCGAGCGCTTTGGCAAGCTGGAACTGTCGCCGATTACCTTCATTGATGAAGAGCATGTGTTTAACACCGCGCAGCGTATTGCCGCCGCGGTGGGCCGTCGTATCGACGAAGCCAGCCCGATGGTGGATGCGCGTCTGCCGGACGGTAGCCGTGTCAACGTCATCACCTATCCGCTGGCGATCGACGGCACCACGATCTCGATCCGTAAATTTATGCGCCGCAACCTGTCGTTGGAAATGCTGGCAGAGCGCCGCTGCATGTCCTACGCGATGGCGGATGTCCTGAACAAAGCGATGCAGGCGCGCGTTAACGTGATCGTCTCCGGCGGAACGGGGGCGGGTAAAACCACCTTACTGAATGCGCTGTCGCAGAAAATCGGCAGCACCGATCGCATTATCACCATTGAAGATGCCGCCGAGCTGCAATTGCAGCAGGAGCACGTGGTGCGGCTGGAAACTCGTCCTGTCAGCGCCGAAGGCACTGGCCGCGTCGATCAGCGCGATCTGATGCGTAACGCCCTGCGTATGCGCCCCGACCGCATCATTCTGGGTGAGGTGCGCGGCGGCGAGAGCTTTGACATGTTGCAAGCAATGAATACCGGTCACGACGGTTCGCTGTGTACGGTGCACGCCAATACCTCGCGGGATGCGATACAGCGTTTGGAAAACATGGTGATGATGGCGAACATGCAGCTGCCGCTGATGGCGATCCGCCGTCAGATCGCCAGCGCGGTGCACCTGATCGTGCAGATCGAACGTATGCGTGACGGCATGCGCCGCGTGGTGTCCATTACTGAAGTGTGTGGTATGGAGAACGAAGTGATCCAGCTTCAGGATCTGTTCAGCTTCAACATTCAGGGGATGGATGGACAAGGTCTGTTGACGGGTGAATATGTTCAGCACATTCAGCGCCCGCAGTTCTACAGCGATAAAGCGCATCTGTTCGATGCGCAGTGA
- a CDS encoding tetratricopeptide repeat protein, with product MVDLVAKLKRGAPMLALLIVSTVLAGCSSSMAIKGSKDEGLRLARLLRDQGRVEAATEVYARLDSRDALKGAEMLEYASVAALARSPQQTLELYGRARQALGGDTNKMTPEEALAVCLGMGRAQLALGRNAMAQTDFACALKAQPNDAGALNGMGVVMDASGKHAEARQLFEKALQINPADVAALNNLALSWLASGNADKAISLLRSVDESNATGRLNLALAYLSGGRDDDARAALATIAQPQRIDGLIDELNQRLQQMQQDKSRGEALLLSSRQRLQLSTPE from the coding sequence ATGGTCGATCTGGTAGCAAAACTTAAGCGCGGCGCGCCCATGCTGGCACTGCTGATTGTCAGTACCGTACTGGCGGGATGCAGCAGCTCGATGGCGATTAAAGGCAGTAAAGATGAAGGCCTGCGTTTGGCACGCTTGCTGCGCGATCAAGGGCGTGTTGAAGCGGCGACGGAAGTGTACGCGCGCCTCGACAGCCGCGATGCGCTGAAAGGCGCAGAGATGCTGGAGTATGCCAGCGTGGCGGCTCTGGCGCGTTCACCGCAGCAAACGCTGGAGCTGTACGGACGAGCACGCCAGGCGCTGGGCGGCGATACCAATAAAATGACGCCGGAAGAAGCGCTGGCGGTGTGTTTGGGAATGGGTCGTGCGCAGCTGGCATTAGGACGTAATGCCATGGCGCAAACCGACTTTGCCTGTGCACTGAAAGCACAGCCGAACGATGCGGGTGCACTCAATGGCATGGGCGTGGTGATGGATGCCTCAGGCAAACACGCCGAAGCGCGTCAGCTGTTTGAAAAAGCGTTGCAGATAAACCCGGCAGATGTCGCGGCACTCAACAATCTGGCGCTCTCATGGCTGGCAAGTGGCAACGCAGACAAGGCGATTTCTCTGCTACGTTCGGTGGATGAGAGTAATGCAACTGGCAGACTGAATCTGGCGCTGGCCTACCTTTCTGGCGGCAGAGACGATGACGCGCGTGCCGCGCTGGCAACCATTGCCCAGCCACAGCGTATTGATGGCCTGATCGACGAGCTGAATCAGCGTTTACAGCAGATGCAGCAGGATAAATCCCGCGGTGAAGCGCTGTTGTTATCCAGCCGTCAGCGCCTGCAATTGAGTACGCCTGAGTAA
- a CDS encoding TadE/TadG family type IV pilus assembly protein: MTDRLLKTSRVSKTSRFLSGIRRFWFSHRASTAVETALAFPIVLAIGSLCADIYTVGLERTRMEQRAGAISSILAMQQKLDEKGLQGLLDTMLPTEGAGNYQLLISNVRQTGELHWQLSRGTAEALCTESETLPGEEYLPELPERDREEGSKNISMIVVEICRQGKDVGLLGGLSLGGLLHASSVNRVAIDVVELDEVLRKEAGLEEKDQ, translated from the coding sequence ATGACTGATCGGTTACTGAAAACCAGTCGTGTATCGAAAACCAGCCGTTTCCTGAGCGGGATACGCCGCTTCTGGTTTTCTCACCGTGCCTCCACGGCGGTAGAAACGGCGTTAGCGTTCCCGATTGTGTTGGCGATTGGGTCGCTGTGTGCGGATATCTACACCGTCGGGCTTGAACGTACGCGCATGGAACAGCGTGCGGGCGCTATTTCGTCAATATTAGCGATGCAGCAGAAGCTGGATGAGAAGGGGCTACAAGGGCTACTCGATACGATGTTGCCAACGGAAGGTGCAGGAAATTACCAACTGTTAATCAGCAACGTGCGTCAGACCGGTGAGCTGCACTGGCAGTTGAGCAGAGGCACGGCAGAGGCGCTGTGTACGGAAAGTGAAACGCTGCCGGGTGAAGAATATCTTCCTGAACTGCCGGAAAGAGACCGCGAAGAGGGCAGCAAGAATATCTCCATGATCGTGGTTGAGATCTGCCGTCAGGGAAAGGATGTGGGTCTGCTGGGCGGCCTGTCGCTGGGCGGACTGCTGCATGCATCGTCAGTCAACCGGGTCGCTATCGACGTGGTTGAGCTGGATGAGGTACTCAGAAAAGAGGCCGGTCTGGAAGAAAAAGATCAATAA
- a CDS encoding type II secretion system F family protein, whose protein sequence is MTVFDDPLLLLALVLMVAGIYLARTQHKAQQYKQLEIRMRGHLPVASIEAASQENILRGQGATLSPLLEKLLQPIATQGERLSGSDRDRRNLRRLLDLAGLRRNEAVGWLVMGKFAAGALFAIALVWGWLPPADRAGLTGVAAGLIGFFVGSMVPEWWLKWRAASRGEKLARAVPDALDLMVVCAEAGLPIGRVLQVVSKELGLSSPEMADELHYTAAELQILSDRTLAMKHLAERTRVSEIESMVATLIQAERYGTPLSQALRTIADESRKTLILGLEEKAGKLPAQLSVPLMALILPPIIAIMASPALVRVIRLLAQ, encoded by the coding sequence ATGACTGTTTTTGACGATCCCTTACTGCTGCTGGCGCTCGTGCTGATGGTGGCGGGGATTTACCTTGCACGTACACAGCATAAAGCGCAGCAATACAAGCAGTTGGAAATTCGCATGCGTGGGCATCTGCCCGTCGCCTCTATAGAGGCGGCCTCTCAGGAAAATATCCTAAGAGGCCAGGGAGCAACACTCTCTCCCCTGCTGGAAAAGCTGTTGCAGCCGATTGCCACCCAGGGCGAGCGTTTGTCGGGATCGGATCGCGATCGCCGCAATCTGCGCCGTCTGCTGGATCTCGCTGGGCTCCGCCGCAACGAAGCGGTGGGCTGGCTGGTCATGGGAAAATTTGCCGCCGGGGCGCTGTTCGCTATCGCGCTGGTGTGGGGATGGTTACCACCCGCTGACCGTGCAGGCCTGACGGGCGTAGCTGCGGGGCTGATCGGCTTCTTTGTCGGTTCGATGGTGCCGGAATGGTGGCTGAAATGGCGTGCGGCAAGCCGGGGTGAAAAGCTGGCGCGTGCGGTGCCGGATGCACTGGATCTGATGGTGGTCTGCGCCGAAGCCGGCCTGCCTATCGGACGCGTGTTGCAGGTGGTATCGAAAGAACTGGGGTTGTCTTCACCGGAAATGGCGGATGAACTGCACTACACCGCCGCCGAATTACAGATCCTGTCGGATCGTACGTTAGCGATGAAGCATCTGGCGGAGCGTACCCGCGTCAGCGAGATCGAAAGTATGGTGGCGACGCTGATTCAGGCGGAGCGCTACGGTACACCGCTGTCTCAGGCGCTGCGCACGATCGCGGATGAAAGCCGCAAGACGCTGATTCTGGGGCTGGAAGAGAAAGCGGGTAAATTGCCTGCGCAGCTGAGCGTGCCGCTGATGGCGCTGATCCTGCCACCGATTATCGCCATTATGGCATCGCCTGCACTGGTGCGAGTGATTCGCCTGCTGGCGCAGTAG
- a CDS encoding Tad domain-containing protein, whose translation MKKTLQNRRVKKDATGITLFWRERLSAFIQQEKGAGTAFYTLGAMALLVTAAFIVDTSTATGDATQIKRATDAAALAVGHQATINGEEYSQEETNKLAYDYVKNNLGMNRALSEKLAAGDVSVTEGRNSETRKTYTVTVAFETKPSLLSLGARKQEVYSTSEVINRPTEIAFVMPVTGDMSEGDIRSLKSVSRSFVERMLSSADGKRDNLWLSLVPYSQSVSVYDAEDANRIRRWAAPGALNPPELRSLFASGVVSSIADRRFPDRRANLLCMYRGLGREENFFWDEPPVGQFKVYYRHDLPQNGSPGAPPISWRGPNPDFDDTNAVDTRWIVADKGCPNAALMPLTNEESKLNQRIEQFSARFNVNYAIGMSWAGAALSPNMRGSDGWGDATLPLDFNLDGNGDGQKVIVMMANTVGDWFDTDSYNFNRNQFSGSSGSDVAREFAQQRFRDLCSSFRARNIKFYFVGIRPGDPEDFGRNLFDREATPGLLICTEGEKRMSFIDGAGFGAEGVEDQLIQRLNRIAGQIETEGGYVRLVE comes from the coding sequence ATGAAAAAAACCTTACAGAACAGAAGAGTAAAAAAAGATGCTACCGGAATCACTCTGTTCTGGCGTGAACGCCTGTCTGCCTTTATTCAGCAGGAAAAAGGCGCGGGCACGGCATTCTATACGCTGGGTGCAATGGCGTTATTGGTGACGGCGGCTTTTATTGTCGATACCTCCACGGCAACCGGCGATGCAACGCAAATCAAACGCGCGACGGATGCCGCTGCGTTGGCCGTCGGGCATCAGGCGACCATTAATGGCGAAGAATACAGTCAGGAAGAGACCAATAAGCTGGCGTATGACTACGTCAAAAACAATCTGGGGATGAATCGTGCTCTGAGTGAAAAACTGGCAGCAGGTGACGTGTCCGTCACGGAAGGGCGCAACAGCGAGACGCGTAAAACCTATACCGTCACCGTCGCCTTCGAAACCAAGCCCAGTTTGCTGAGCCTCGGTGCGAGGAAACAAGAAGTGTACTCGACCTCCGAAGTCATCAACCGCCCGACCGAAATTGCCTTTGTCATGCCGGTGACGGGGGATATGAGTGAGGGGGATATCCGTTCGCTGAAAAGCGTTAGCCGTAGTTTTGTCGAACGCATGCTGAGCAGCGCAGACGGCAAACGTGACAACCTGTGGCTATCGCTGGTGCCGTACAGCCAGTCGGTTAGCGTATACGATGCGGAAGACGCCAACCGCATTCGGCGCTGGGCTGCACCGGGTGCGTTGAATCCGCCAGAACTGCGTTCGCTGTTTGCCAGTGGCGTGGTGAGTAGCATAGCTGACCGCCGTTTCCCCGATCGTCGCGCTAACCTGCTGTGCATGTATCGTGGGCTGGGTCGGGAAGAAAACTTCTTCTGGGATGAACCGCCCGTCGGCCAATTCAAGGTCTATTACCGCCACGATTTGCCGCAAAACGGCAGTCCCGGCGCACCCCCTATCTCCTGGCGCGGCCCGAATCCCGATTTTGACGATACCAATGCGGTAGATACCCGCTGGATCGTTGCAGACAAAGGGTGCCCGAACGCCGCGCTGATGCCGCTGACCAATGAAGAAAGTAAGCTGAATCAGCGTATCGAACAGTTTTCTGCCCGCTTCAACGTGAACTATGCCATCGGTATGTCGTGGGCGGGCGCGGCGCTGTCGCCCAACATGCGCGGTTCAGACGGCTGGGGCGATGCCACGCTGCCGCTGGATTTCAATCTGGACGGTAACGGTGATGGTCAAAAAGTGATCGTGATGATGGCGAATACCGTGGGCGATTGGTTCGACACCGACAGCTACAACTTCAACCGCAACCAGTTTTCTGGCAGTAGCGGATCAGATGTTGCACGCGAATTCGCGCAACAACGCTTTCGTGACCTGTGTTCCAGCTTCCGCGCGCGCAACATCAAATTTTATTTTGTCGGCATTCGCCCCGGCGACCCAGAGGATTTTGGCCGCAACCTGTTTGACCGCGAAGCGACGCCGGGCCTGCTGATTTGCACCGAAGGTGAAAAACGCATGAGCTTTATCGATGGTGCAGGCTTCGGCGCAGAGGGCGTTGAGGATCAATTGATTCAACGGTTGAATCGTATTGCCGGCCAGATCGAAACCGAGGGCGGCTATGTTCGGCTGGTTGAATGA
- a CDS encoding CpaD family pilus assembly protein, whose protein sequence is MKTINNRHPLIRPLHMRVAVLTAVVLLAGCGWNKPINDVRMQRFDQPGLQPIAVQPSSVSVPLLVAPNGRGFLPESLRQLNIMLKDQGRLSAQTLTLIPHSASGEQMAGRLVTVLKNAGANPQNLKQMRRSTASGQNGDLEVISEALVVKTTRCTINDPNQLMVKPYEAMGSLGCATQNNLAMMVAEPRDLIQAKALDSADGVAAVNSIERYHKDEVKELIDINFEED, encoded by the coding sequence ATGAAAACGATCAACAACCGTCACCCTCTGATTCGCCCACTGCACATGCGTGTGGCAGTACTTACCGCCGTGGTTCTGCTGGCAGGATGCGGATGGAATAAGCCGATTAACGATGTACGTATGCAGCGCTTCGATCAGCCCGGGCTTCAACCCATTGCTGTCCAGCCTTCATCGGTGTCCGTGCCGTTACTGGTTGCACCGAACGGGCGGGGTTTCCTTCCTGAATCCTTGAGACAGCTCAATATCATGTTGAAAGATCAGGGACGGCTCTCCGCACAGACGCTGACGCTTATCCCACACAGCGCGAGCGGCGAGCAGATGGCAGGGCGACTGGTTACCGTGCTGAAAAACGCCGGTGCTAATCCACAGAATCTGAAACAGATGCGCCGTTCTACGGCGAGTGGACAGAATGGCGATTTGGAAGTGATCTCCGAAGCGCTGGTGGTCAAAACCACCCGCTGCACGATCAATGACCCCAATCAGCTGATGGTGAAGCCCTATGAGGCGATGGGTTCTCTCGGCTGCGCTACGCAAAACAATCTGGCGATGATGGTCGCCGAACCACGCGATCTGATTCAGGCGAAAGCGCTGGATAGTGCGGATGGCGTGGCGGCGGTCAATAGCATCGAACGCTATCACAAAGATGAAGTGAAAGAGCTCATCGACATTAACTTTGAAGAAGATTAA